In Diceros bicornis minor isolate mBicDic1 chromosome 23, mDicBic1.mat.cur, whole genome shotgun sequence, a single genomic region encodes these proteins:
- the MARCKS gene encoding myristoylated alanine-rich C-kinase substrate, protein MGAQFSKTAAKGEAAAERPGEAAVASSPSKANGQENGHVKVNGDASPAAAEPGAKEELQANGSAPAADKEEPAAAGSGAASPAAAEKEEPAAAPEAGASPAEKEAAAEGEAAEPGSPTAAEGEAASAASSTSSPKAEDGATPSPSNETPKKKKKRFSFKKSFKLSGFSFKKNKKEAGEGAEAEGAAGAAAEGAKDEAAGGAAAAAADAGAASGEQAGAPGEEAAAGEEGAPGGEPQEAKPEEAAAAPEKPAASEEAKAAEEPAKAEEKAEEAAASAAACEAPSAAGPGAPPEQEAAPAEEAAAASASSASAAPSQEAQPECSPEAPPAEAAE, encoded by the exons ATGGGTGCCCAGTTCTCCAAGACCGCTGCGAAGGGAGAAGCCGCCGCGGAGAGGCCCGGGGAGGCGGCTGTGGCCTCGTCGCCTTCCAAAGCGAATGGGCAG GAAAATGGCCACGTGAAGGTAAACGGCGACGCTTCTCCCGCGGCCGCCGAGCCGGGCGCCAAGGAGGAGCTGCAGGCCAACGGCAGCGCCCCGGCCGCCGACAAGGAGGAGCCCGCGGCCGCCGGGAGCGGGGCGGCGTCGCCCGCCGCGGCCGAGAAAGAGGAGCCGGCCGCCGCCCCCGAGGCCGGGGCCAGCCCTGCGGAGAAGGAGGCGGCCGCCGAGGGCGAGGCCGCCGAGCCGGGCTCGCCCACGGCCGCGGAGGGGGAGGCCGCGTCGGCCGCCTCCTCGACGTCTTCGCCCAAGGCCGAGGACGGCGCCACGCCCTCGCCTAGCAACGAGAccccgaaaaaaaaaaagaagcgctTTTCCTTCAAGAAGTCTTTCAAGCTGAGCGGCTTCTCCTTCAAGAAGAACAAGAAGGAGGCGGGCGAGGGCGCTGAGGCCGAGGGCGCAGCCGGCGCGGCCGCCGAAGGCGCCAAGGACGAGGCCGCCGGGGgcgccgccgcggccgccgccgaCGCGGGCGCGGCCTCCGGGGAGCAGGCGGGGGCGCCGGGCGAGGAGGCCGCGGCGGGCGAGGAGGGGGCGCCGGGCGGCGAGCCGCAGGAGGCCAAGCCGGAGGAGGCGGCCGCCGCGCCCGAGAAGCCGGCGGCCAGCGAGGAGGCCAAGGCCGCCGAGGAGCCCGCCAAGGCCGAGGAGAAGGCCGAGGAGGCCGCGGCCAGCGCCGCCGCCTGCGAGGCGCCCTCAGCCGCCGGGCCCGGCGCGCCCCCGGAGCAGGAGGCGGCCCCCGCGGAGGAGGCCGCGGCCGCCTCAGCCTCATCAGCCAGCGCAGCCCCCTCACAGGAGGCGCAGCCCGAGTGCAGTCCAGAAGCCCCCCCAGCGGAGGCGGCAGAGTAA